The following proteins come from a genomic window of Anaerobutyricum hallii:
- a CDS encoding MerR family transcriptional regulator has product MMTVNEVSKLTGVSIRTLQYYDTIGLLPPTEYTEAGYRLYDDTAMERLQQILLFKELEFPLKEIKTIIDAPNFDRSKALEQQIELLTMKKEHLEVLINFARKIKTTGVNKMDFKVFDTTRMDEYARKAKEQWGQTSEYKEYEENANNQSPDAQKMAWKNLMLIFVEFGKMKDKEPEHAEVQFEVKKLQDYISEHFYKCSNEVLKGLGAMYASGGEFTENIDKAAGRGTAVFVAKAIEIYCS; this is encoded by the coding sequence ATGATGACAGTAAATGAAGTAAGCAAATTGACCGGAGTGAGTATACGCACTCTGCAATATTATGATACCATAGGACTCCTGCCACCGACTGAATATACAGAGGCAGGATATCGACTGTATGACGATACAGCAATGGAAAGGCTGCAACAAATTCTACTGTTTAAAGAACTTGAATTCCCACTAAAGGAAATTAAGACGATAATTGATGCACCCAATTTTGATAGAAGCAAAGCGTTGGAGCAACAAATTGAGTTGCTTACTATGAAAAAAGAGCATCTTGAAGTTCTTATTAATTTCGCTCGTAAAATAAAAACGACAGGAGTGAATAAAATGGATTTTAAAGTATTTGATACAACAAGAATGGATGAGTATGCCAGAAAGGCAAAAGAGCAATGGGGACAGACTTCAGAATATAAGGAATATGAAGAAAATGCAAACAATCAGTCTCCAGACGCACAAAAAATGGCTTGGAAAAACCTCATGCTTATATTTGTAGAGTTTGGAAAAATGAAAGATAAGGAACCGGAGCATGCGGAAGTACAGTTTGAAGTTAAGAAACTGCAAGACTATATTTCGGAGCATTTTTATAAATGCTCTAATGAGGTTTTAAAGGGGCTTGGTGCAATGTATGCTTCTGGTGGAGAATTTACTGAAAATATCGATAAAGCTGCTGGAAGAGGAACTGCTGTATTTGTGGCAAAAGCAATAGAGATTTATTGTAGTTAA
- a CDS encoding DUF6076 domain-containing protein, producing MNQELMTLDFWQDTVIYEGKTFPVGTLACDALNVPADTIAKMNEQCEKINLLLGLLNAGQDASALFPMAREAALTMLGILSKTLPFSHMDIPKHRERIEKVFTADNALKYVEFAIKAATNSLQFEEVPKYADAIILQRYTAVFGHLAYSLGEYQTAMLDFAEKSDGNEADRTAEGFARMFGSYFPPELSITEGNAWMSTLNNSVQYVSVIRPGEEVAKLVKRIHYVSFVGMFRSDLFEGLCVGHAPKKCKICGKWFLTTNARHTKYCGGYAPGDKLHRTCRQIGNLKGREQRELADDHPLKQIYEKRLNTINRYVKRGTLDADLAEVMKKLAKDKMLRALSNVAYAKGDYEKEMGQAALKKEALKNFEFVELTKYLKKLLTPTLRNSLEYTYREEGKANDDSK from the coding sequence ATGAATCAAGAACTGATGACATTGGATTTTTGGCAGGATACGGTCATATATGAGGGCAAAACATTTCCTGTCGGCACTCTTGCCTGTGATGCACTGAATGTTCCTGCGGATACCATTGCAAAGATGAATGAGCAATGCGAGAAAATCAATCTGCTGCTTGGTCTGCTGAACGCCGGGCAGGATGCTTCTGCGCTATTTCCTATGGCAAGGGAAGCTGCTCTGACAATGTTGGGGATTCTCAGTAAAACGCTGCCATTCTCCCACATGGACATACCAAAGCACCGGGAACGGATAGAAAAGGTATTTACTGCCGACAATGCGCTGAAATATGTGGAGTTTGCTATAAAAGCCGCAACCAACTCCTTGCAGTTTGAAGAAGTTCCGAAATATGCGGATGCAATCATACTCCAACGCTATACCGCTGTGTTTGGACATCTGGCATACTCCCTTGGGGAATATCAAACGGCAATGCTTGATTTTGCAGAAAAATCAGACGGTAACGAAGCAGACCGCACCGCAGAGGGCTTCGCCAGAATGTTCGGCAGCTATTTCCCGCCAGAGTTGTCTATCACAGAGGGCAATGCCTGGATGTCTACCCTGAACAATTCTGTTCAGTATGTATCGGTCATCCGTCCCGGCGAAGAAGTTGCAAAGCTGGTCAAACGAATCCACTATGTTTCCTTTGTTGGGATGTTCCGATCTGATCTCTTTGAGGGCTTGTGTGTCGGCCATGCGCCTAAGAAATGCAAAATCTGCGGCAAATGGTTTCTGACAACCAACGCAAGGCACACCAAATATTGCGGCGGTTATGCGCCGGGGGACAAGCTGCACCGAACCTGTCGGCAGATCGGCAATCTGAAAGGCAGAGAACAGCGGGAACTTGCGGACGATCATCCGCTGAAGCAGATATATGAGAAGCGTCTGAATACCATAAACCGCTATGTGAAGCGTGGTACTCTGGACGCTGATCTTGCGGAGGTTATGAAGAAGCTGGCAAAAGATAAGATGCTCCGGGCATTGAGCAATGTGGCTTATGCCAAGGGTGATTATGAAAAGGAAATGGGACAGGCTGCTTTGAAGAAAGAAGCCCTAAAGAACTTTGAATTTGTAGAACTAACAAAATATTTAAAAAAGCTATTGACTCCTACGTTGCGTAATAGTTTAGAGTATACTTATCGAGAGGAGGGAAAAGCCAATGATGACAGTAAATGA
- a CDS encoding flavodoxin domain-containing protein, translating to MSKGIILFQSKYGATKKYADWLAEMTGYDCAETKNANAVDLKPYDVILLGGGVYASGIAGFQFIKKNIGQLADKKIAVFAVGASPYDEKAILQMRDLHFKNELRSIPLFYCRGAWDEETMKFTDRALCKMLQKAVAKQNPDEYEPWQKALMCTVGQKCDWTDQSYLEPLLKQIEKWR from the coding sequence ATGAGTAAAGGTATTATTTTATTTCAATCGAAATATGGCGCAACAAAAAAGTATGCGGACTGGTTAGCCGAAATGACCGGGTATGATTGTGCTGAAACAAAAAACGCAAATGCTGTGGATCTGAAACCCTATGATGTGATCCTGCTGGGTGGCGGTGTTTACGCTTCCGGCATTGCAGGATTCCAATTTATTAAGAAGAATATAGGTCAGTTAGCAGATAAAAAGATCGCTGTGTTTGCAGTCGGTGCTTCTCCATACGATGAGAAGGCAATCTTGCAAATGAGAGACCTGCATTTCAAAAACGAACTTCGTAGTATACCGCTATTCTATTGCAGAGGGGCTTGGGATGAAGAAACAATGAAATTTACGGACAGAGCGCTTTGTAAGATGCTCCAGAAAGCAGTTGCAAAACAAAATCCGGATGAATATGAGCCCTGGCAAAAAGCATTGATGTGTACAGTGGGGCAAAAATGTGATTGGACGGATCAATCCTATTTAGAACCGTTGCTGAAGCAAATTGAAAAATGGAGATAG
- a CDS encoding MarR family winged helix-turn-helix transcriptional regulator — MNIKEVINSGKVDFTGIEQSYFLLGLLSAFDNRFQAVADGTMQEISWKQFFAIICINMCKEKPTIKELAEIMGSSHQNVKQILLKLKKKGFVDITADESDKRKQRIELTDYCRAFCAKNDEMTMKIMKKMFDDVSEEQLQTTIQTIIQIGDNLQEIQGHE; from the coding sequence ATGAATATTAAAGAAGTAATCAACAGTGGCAAAGTTGACTTTACAGGGATTGAACAATCCTATTTTTTGCTTGGTTTACTGAGTGCCTTTGATAATAGATTTCAAGCAGTCGCAGATGGTACGATGCAAGAGATCAGCTGGAAGCAGTTTTTTGCAATTATCTGTATCAATATGTGTAAAGAGAAGCCAACTATCAAGGAGCTTGCGGAGATCATGGGAAGCTCTCACCAGAATGTAAAACAGATTTTATTGAAGCTTAAAAAGAAAGGATTTGTTGATATTACTGCGGACGAAAGCGATAAGAGAAAGCAGCGTATTGAGCTTACCGATTATTGCAGAGCGTTTTGTGCAAAAAATGATGAAATGACCATGAAAATCATGAAGAAAATGTTTGACGATGTGTCAGAGGAACAGCTGCAAACAACCATACAGACCATTATACAAATCGGAGATAACTTACAGGAGATTCAGGGACATGAGTAA
- a CDS encoding CHC2 zinc finger domain-containing protein, with product MTIYETIKAAISVKQAAEHYGLKVNRNGMACCPFHNDRHPSLKLNEDYFFCFGCGAKGDVIDLVARLFNLSSYEAAQKLAADFGLDPKPPTAAVLPKPKHPYIRQFREDEMLCFRVLTDYLHLLEDWKVQYAPKTPDEPYDDRFVEACQMHCHIEYMADVLTVGDLEERVALVDELMKSDKISFLKEYTERKKKEVAHNGEEPENA from the coding sequence ATGACAATCTATGAAACCATCAAGGCGGCAATCAGCGTAAAGCAAGCCGCCGAACATTACGGGCTGAAAGTCAACCGCAACGGTATGGCTTGCTGCCCGTTCCACAATGACAGGCATCCGAGCTTGAAGCTGAACGAGGATTATTTTTTCTGCTTTGGCTGCGGAGCTAAGGGGGATGTAATTGACCTTGTGGCAAGGCTATTCAATCTGAGCAGCTATGAAGCAGCGCAGAAGCTGGCGGCGGATTTCGGGCTTGACCCGAAACCTCCTACTGCCGCAGTTTTACCCAAGCCGAAACATCCTTACATCCGTCAGTTCCGGGAGGATGAAATGCTGTGCTTCCGGGTGCTGACGGACTATCTGCATCTTCTGGAGGACTGGAAAGTGCAGTATGCACCCAAGACACCGGACGAGCCTTACGATGACCGTTTTGTGGAAGCCTGCCAGATGCACTGCCATATCGAATATATGGCAGATGTGCTGACCGTGGGTGATTTGGAAGAACGGGTCGCACTGGTGGACGAGCTGATGAAAAGCGACAAGATCTCTTTTCTGAAAGAGTACACCGAACGAAAGAAAAAGGAGGTGGCGCACAATGGCGAAGAACCGGAAAACGCCTGA
- a CDS encoding DNA primase family protein — protein sequence MAKNRKTPDMNLPVWFDGQNINEALFCEEFLQERRIIFANGAFFTPDGRVTDDLPLRGEIYDKLKFCAVNNIPRKITNILEVLKLEAQVPDFPPERDRIHVSNGTLLLNGTFTEGRPAIVRSRLPVAYNPNAPAPVIWMNFLDGLLHAEDIPTLQEFIGYCLIPSNKGQRMMVIKGNGGEGKSQIGAVLSTIFGTNMKDGSIGKISENRFARADLEHILLCVDDDMRMEALRQTNYVKSIVTAQGKMDLERKGKQSYQGWMFARLLAFSNGDLQALYDRSDGFYRRQLVLTTKEKPVDRADDPDLAEKMKAEAEGIFLWAFEGLQRLVANNFKFSESDRIRENREAVKRDNNNIFDFMESEGYIRRKVDASISSKDFYEIYRMWCEENSLAPLKARSFSDAMVANAKKFNLEHCNNITNSAGRRVWGFIGVEAIARPHINGFYDVSPCTYVPEDIPKEWRDES from the coding sequence ATGGCGAAGAACCGGAAAACGCCTGATATGAATTTACCTGTCTGGTTTGACGGGCAGAACATCAACGAAGCTCTGTTTTGTGAAGAATTTCTGCAAGAGCGCAGAATTATTTTCGCAAACGGAGCTTTTTTCACACCCGATGGTCGGGTGACAGACGATCTCCCTCTGCGTGGAGAGATTTACGACAAGCTGAAATTCTGTGCCGTGAACAACATTCCCCGGAAGATCACCAACATTCTGGAGGTGCTGAAGCTGGAAGCGCAAGTGCCTGACTTTCCACCGGAGCGGGATCGGATTCATGTGTCCAACGGTACGCTGCTGCTGAACGGAACATTTACCGAGGGCAGACCGGCTATCGTGAGAAGTCGTCTGCCGGTTGCTTACAATCCTAACGCTCCTGCGCCGGTGATCTGGATGAACTTTCTGGATGGTCTGCTCCACGCAGAGGACATCCCCACCTTACAGGAGTTCATCGGCTACTGTCTGATTCCCTCCAACAAGGGGCAGCGCATGATGGTGATTAAGGGCAACGGCGGTGAGGGCAAATCCCAAATCGGTGCGGTGCTGTCCACCATCTTCGGCACGAATATGAAAGACGGCAGCATCGGTAAGATTTCTGAAAACCGTTTTGCCCGTGCCGATCTGGAACACATCCTGCTGTGCGTGGATGATGATATGCGAATGGAAGCCCTGCGTCAGACCAACTATGTAAAATCCATCGTGACGGCACAGGGCAAGATGGACTTGGAACGCAAAGGCAAGCAGAGTTATCAGGGCTGGATGTTTGCCCGACTACTGGCGTTCAGCAACGGCGATCTCCAAGCCCTGTATGACCGTAGCGACGGTTTTTACCGCAGACAGCTTGTGCTGACCACCAAGGAAAAGCCTGTGGACAGAGCCGACGATCCCGACCTTGCGGAGAAAATGAAAGCCGAAGCCGAGGGTATTTTCCTCTGGGCTTTTGAAGGATTGCAGCGGCTCGTTGCCAACAACTTTAAGTTTTCGGAGAGTGACCGCATCCGTGAAAACCGGGAAGCGGTTAAGCGTGACAATAACAATATTTTCGATTTCATGGAGTCGGAGGGATACATCCGGCGCAAAGTGGATGCGTCCATCAGCTCCAAGGATTTCTATGAAATCTACCGGATGTGGTGCGAGGAAAACTCCCTTGCACCGCTGAAAGCCCGCAGCTTCAGCGATGCCATGGTTGCTAATGCCAAGAAATTCAATCTGGAGCATTGCAACAACATCACCAACTCTGCCGGACGGCGGGTGTGGGGATTCATAGGAGTGGAAGCGATTGCACGACCTCATATAAATGGGTTTTACGATGTTTCGCCGTGTACGTACGTACCGGAGGACATTCCGAAGGAATGGCGGGACGAATCGTAA
- a CDS encoding plasmid recombination protein yields the protein MARNDGIDRTLARNQDLETSDDVAKVQEHNEREKDRYSNVDIVPERTPLNVHFKAPSASYTEMFEQLERDKVISTRGLKEDAVKYGELVFDVNSAYFYNHGGYEFAKQFYADAYKAAVEIVGGEQYILSAVMHADERNRAMSEALGEDVYHYHLHVVYIPVVEKQILWSKRCKDESLRGTVKEVITQVSRSKKWESKPVLGEDGNPMLNAKGKKILKSSYSVLQDDFFQFMRAAGYTDVERGERGSTEEHLTVTQFKVQAEQQRLEAVTGQVAQAEQSLEDAKAATEKQKKKLEALKKETQAANSVAMTAHEIESMGKKNPITGNITLSADECRTLKDYAVSSFAEKSEKLKYKQKFEKAEKSAKIWKDRYEKLDKDHEELKQKVQPFLDAIEIASEKVWAFINAILARGKELYEHKHPARKRGQDMEI from the coding sequence ATGGCAAGAAATGATGGAATTGACCGTACCTTAGCCAGGAATCAAGACTTGGAAACCTCGGATGATGTGGCTAAGGTACAGGAACACAATGAGCGTGAAAAAGACCGTTATTCCAATGTGGACATCGTGCCGGAACGCACTCCGCTTAACGTCCATTTCAAAGCTCCCAGCGCCAGCTATACAGAAATGTTTGAGCAGTTGGAACGAGACAAGGTGATTTCCACAAGAGGTCTGAAAGAGGATGCCGTTAAATATGGCGAGCTGGTATTCGATGTGAACTCCGCTTACTTCTACAACCACGGCGGCTATGAATTTGCAAAACAGTTTTATGCCGATGCCTATAAAGCCGCCGTGGAGATCGTAGGCGGTGAGCAGTATATCCTCTCCGCTGTGATGCACGCCGATGAACGCAATCGGGCAATGTCCGAAGCTCTGGGCGAGGATGTGTACCACTATCACCTTCATGTGGTTTATATCCCGGTGGTGGAAAAGCAAATCCTGTGGTCGAAGCGGTGCAAGGATGAATCCCTCCGTGGAACCGTCAAGGAGGTCATCACACAGGTCAGCCGCAGTAAGAAATGGGAGTCCAAGCCGGTGCTTGGTGAGGACGGAAATCCCATGCTCAACGCAAAAGGAAAAAAGATTTTGAAGTCGTCCTACAGTGTGTTGCAGGATGACTTTTTTCAGTTCATGCGAGCTGCCGGATATACCGATGTGGAGCGTGGAGAGCGTGGCAGCACCGAGGAGCATCTGACGGTGACGCAGTTTAAGGTGCAGGCAGAACAGCAGCGTTTGGAAGCTGTGACCGGACAGGTGGCACAGGCCGAGCAGAGTTTGGAGGACGCCAAAGCTGCCACGGAAAAGCAGAAAAAGAAACTGGAAGCTCTGAAAAAGGAAACGCAGGCTGCCAACTCTGTTGCTATGACCGCACATGAGATTGAGTCGATGGGTAAGAAAAATCCCATCACCGGAAATATCACGCTGTCAGCGGATGAGTGCCGTACCCTAAAAGATTATGCGGTCAGCAGCTTTGCGGAAAAGTCTGAGAAGCTGAAATACAAGCAGAAATTTGAGAAGGCAGAGAAAAGCGCAAAGATCTGGAAAGACCGTTATGAAAAACTGGATAAAGACCATGAGGAACTGAAACAGAAAGTCCAGCCTTTCCTGGATGCGATTGAGATTGCATCTGAAAAAGTCTGGGCTTTTATCAATGCCATCCTCGCCAGAGGAAAGGAACTGTATGAACACAAACACCCTGCCCGGAAGCGTGGACAGGATATGGAAATTTAA
- a CDS encoding helix-turn-helix domain-containing protein codes for MDCKNRIIKLRESTGLNRKDFCKLVHIPYRTMTEWELDNRHAPDYVLWLLEYYIRNEGLMVKEMNEGGGDSEKETT; via the coding sequence ATGGATTGTAAGAACAGAATTATCAAGTTGCGGGAAAGTACAGGACTGAACCGGAAAGATTTTTGCAAGCTCGTCCATATCCCTTACCGGACTATGACCGAGTGGGAATTGGATAACCGCCATGCACCGGATTATGTGCTGTGGCTTTTGGAGTATTATATCCGCAACGAAGGACTTATGGTAAAAGAAATGAACGAGGGAGGTGGCGATTCTGAAAAAGAAACAACTTAA
- a CDS encoding recombinase family protein: MKKKQLKCYLYTRVSTSMQVDGYSLDAQRDKLRKYAAYEDMVIAGEYSDEGFSGKNIQGRQDFQRMLNDIQDCKDGVSYVLVFKLSRFGRNAADVLNSLQLMQDFGVNLICVEDGIDSSKDAGKLMISVLSAVAEIERENIRTQTMAGREQKAREGKWNGGFAPYGYSLENGDLVIAEDEVEVIRVIYDRYIHTNEGVAGVAKYLNRNGFVKKLRQNNTIPGFSRSFVQDVLDNPVYMGKIAYGRRRTEKKQGTRNEMHVVEQSEFPIYDGQHEAIISEEDWYLAQEKRKINSFKREKVNNPDHAHILSGILKCPCCGKSMYGNIAKAHSKDKKTRYYYYCKNTVTPTGHECSFRLNIEQTEINKFVAKIISAMVNNPRFVEAIQAKIGSAVDTEDMEKQIAVLQGQLKQAFGTKSRLERQMDTLDINDAHYDRKILDLQRRYDEQYDTIEDIEVQIGELQSQIRSIQQEKISGDNIYRLLLAFDEVYHSATEAEQKEFMKAFIERIEMFPEKRKDGSWIKKIVFNFPVPVDGEEVKELPLETETTVETVVLLSHKKPDGHINVKVEFGEGEGKVPLDNIAKRAEEYKPKERVTYKMIKEYIEAKYGFKVHAAYIAEVKRDLGLPMYDAPNAVEELKQPRKHPTAEKVEAIKDALKHFEVI; this comes from the coding sequence CTGAAAAAGAAACAACTTAAATGCTATCTTTATACAAGAGTGTCCACCTCTATGCAGGTTGACGGATACAGCTTGGATGCCCAGCGTGACAAGTTAAGAAAGTATGCGGCATACGAAGATATGGTTATTGCCGGGGAGTATTCTGACGAGGGCTTTTCCGGAAAGAACATCCAAGGACGGCAGGACTTTCAACGGATGCTGAATGACATTCAGGACTGCAAAGACGGCGTATCTTATGTGCTGGTCTTTAAGCTCTCCCGATTTGGCAGAAATGCGGCGGACGTTCTGAACTCTTTGCAGCTCATGCAGGATTTCGGTGTCAATCTGATCTGCGTGGAGGATGGCATTGATAGTTCCAAGGATGCCGGAAAGCTGATGATTTCTGTGCTGTCTGCGGTGGCAGAAATCGAGCGTGAGAATATCCGAACTCAGACCATGGCAGGACGGGAGCAAAAGGCTCGTGAGGGCAAGTGGAATGGTGGTTTTGCCCCTTATGGCTATAGTCTGGAAAACGGTGATCTTGTCATTGCAGAGGATGAAGTGGAAGTAATCCGTGTCATTTATGACCGCTACATTCACACCAACGAGGGCGTTGCCGGAGTTGCAAAATATTTGAATCGTAATGGCTTTGTCAAGAAGCTACGGCAGAACAATACTATTCCCGGATTTTCAAGGAGCTTCGTGCAGGATGTACTGGACAATCCTGTTTACATGGGTAAGATAGCCTATGGCAGACGCAGGACGGAAAAGAAACAGGGTACAAGAAACGAGATGCACGTGGTTGAGCAGTCAGAGTTCCCTATTTATGACGGGCAGCACGAAGCCATCATTTCCGAAGAAGATTGGTATCTGGCACAGGAAAAGCGCAAGATCAATTCCTTTAAGCGGGAAAAGGTCAATAATCCAGATCACGCACATATCCTGTCCGGTATTCTGAAATGTCCATGCTGCGGAAAGAGTATGTATGGCAATATCGCCAAGGCTCACAGCAAGGACAAGAAAACAAGATATTATTACTACTGTAAAAACACAGTAACACCAACCGGGCATGAGTGCAGCTTCCGACTGAATATCGAGCAGACGGAAATCAATAAGTTTGTGGCAAAGATTATATCCGCTATGGTCAACAATCCTCGGTTTGTAGAAGCGATTCAGGCGAAAATCGGCTCGGCAGTTGATACAGAGGATATGGAAAAGCAGATCGCCGTTCTGCAAGGTCAGTTAAAGCAAGCCTTTGGAACGAAAAGCCGCTTGGAGCGTCAGATGGACACCTTGGACATCAACGATGCCCACTATGACAGAAAGATTTTGGACTTGCAGCGCCGCTATGATGAGCAGTATGATACCATAGAGGATATCGAAGTTCAGATTGGCGAATTGCAAAGCCAAATCCGCAGCATTCAGCAGGAGAAAATCTCCGGCGACAATATCTATCGGCTCTTACTGGCATTTGATGAAGTCTACCATTCCGCAACGGAAGCGGAACAGAAAGAGTTTATGAAAGCCTTTATCGAGCGAATTGAAATGTTCCCGGAGAAAAGGAAAGACGGAAGCTGGATAAAGAAGATCGTATTCAATTTCCCTGTGCCTGTTGATGGCGAGGAAGTGAAAGAACTTCCCTTGGAAACTGAAACAACCGTCGAGACGGTTGTACTGCTTTCCCACAAAAAGCCAGACGGACATATCAACGTAAAAGTTGAGTTTGGTGAGGGTGAGGGAAAAGTTCCGCTTGATAATATCGCTAAAAGAGCCGAAGAATACAAGCCCAAGGAACGAGTGACCTACAAAATGATAAAGGAGTACATAGAAGCGAAATATGGTTTCAAGGTACATGCCGCATATATTGCGGAGGTAAAAAGGGATTTAGGCTTGCCGATGTATGATGCTCCTAATGCAGTAGAAGAACTGAAACAGCCGAGGAAACATCCGACGGCAGAGAAAGTGGAAGCGATAAAGGATGCGTTGAAACATTTTGAGGTGATTTAA
- a CDS encoding response regulator transcription factor gives MSEKLLIVEDDKKLNDGIRLALKNDDYFFYQCRTLQEAREILKKEDITLVLLDVNLPDGNGIDFVREIRKNSQVPIILLTVNNMEVDIVTGLEAGANDYITKPFSLMVLRARVSVQLRNKEAAAKNSMELDGFEFYFDKMEFFKDGEPIELSKTEQKLLRVLCENRGKVLKREYLIDEVWQGDTEFVDAHALTVAIKRLRDKLEDDTQKPEYIKTVYGIGYTWAVNG, from the coding sequence ATGAGTGAAAAGTTACTGATTGTTGAAGATGACAAAAAATTAAATGATGGAATCCGTCTGGCTTTAAAGAATGATGATTATTTCTTTTATCAGTGCAGAACTTTGCAGGAAGCTAGAGAGATCTTGAAAAAGGAAGATATCACATTGGTTTTATTAGATGTGAATTTGCCGGATGGAAATGGGATTGATTTTGTAAGAGAAATAAGGAAAAATAGTCAGGTGCCGATTATTCTGCTTACAGTAAATAACATGGAAGTAGATATTGTAACAGGATTGGAAGCTGGGGCAAATGATTATATTACGAAACCGTTTAGCTTGATGGTTTTGCGTGCAAGAGTGTCTGTGCAACTTAGAAATAAAGAGGCAGCAGCTAAGAATTCTATGGAGCTTGATGGATTTGAGTTCTATTTCGATAAAATGGAATTTTTCAAAGATGGAGAACCTATTGAACTTAGTAAGACAGAACAAAAACTCCTTAGAGTGCTGTGTGAAAACAGAGGAAAAGTATTGAAAAGGGAATATCTGATTGACGAGGTATGGCAGGGAGATACAGAGTTTGTGGATGCCCATGCCTTGACTGTTGCTATCAAACGCCTCAGAGACAAATTAGAAGATGATACGCAGAAGCCTGAATATATCAAGACGGTTTATGGAATTGGTTATACATGGGCGGTGAATGGATGA
- a CDS encoding sensor histidine kinase, with translation MIETIMLIVVIFVLSGVFWYSLFYEKEKKLLNRLQQMLDCAIDGELERTEVSEEKYSALENSMKQYIDSSFLAGKNQQEQKEVIQKLISDIAHQTLTPISNLKIYGEILSEVSNENQEEIATILEQTDKLDFLIQSLVKLSRMESGIIAVHSEDTTIKQMLESIQQQFNVKVREKNITLSLCDTDLHAMCDSKWTVEALGNIVDNAIKYTACGGNVQIKVEQYSFFVKIDIIDDGIGIEKEEIPKIFGRFYRSLSVADQPGVGIGLFLAREIIQAQKGYIKVTSKRGKGSTFSVFLPIAKKE, from the coding sequence ATGATAGAAACAATTATGTTGATTGTAGTTATATTTGTCCTGAGCGGAGTTTTTTGGTACAGCCTTTTTTATGAGAAAGAAAAAAAGCTTTTGAACCGGCTGCAGCAAATGCTGGATTGTGCAATAGATGGAGAACTGGAACGGACAGAAGTATCAGAAGAAAAGTATTCTGCTCTTGAAAACAGCATGAAACAATATATAGACAGTAGCTTTCTGGCAGGAAAAAATCAACAGGAACAGAAAGAAGTGATACAAAAACTTATTTCAGATATTGCGCATCAGACCCTGACTCCTATTTCAAATCTGAAAATCTATGGAGAAATACTCTCTGAAGTGAGTAATGAAAATCAGGAGGAGATAGCTACCATTTTGGAGCAAACAGACAAATTAGATTTTTTGATACAATCATTGGTCAAATTATCACGGATGGAGAGTGGAATTATCGCAGTACATTCGGAGGATACTACTATTAAGCAGATGCTTGAATCTATACAGCAGCAGTTTAACGTAAAAGTAAGGGAGAAGAATATTACTCTGAGCCTATGTGACACGGATTTGCATGCTATGTGTGATTCAAAATGGACCGTGGAGGCACTCGGAAATATTGTAGACAATGCGATTAAATACACAGCATGTGGGGGAAATGTTCAGATAAAAGTCGAGCAGTATTCTTTTTTTGTAAAGATTGATATCATTGATGATGGCATTGGAATAGAAAAAGAAGAAATACCAAAGATATTTGGAAGGTTTTATCGGAGTCTGTCAGTGGCAGACCAGCCAGGAGTAGGAATTGGCTTATTCCTTGCAAGAGAGATTATTCAGGCACAAAAGGGGTATATAAAAGTGACATCAAAGAGAGGAAAGGGTTCTACATTTTCTGTGTTTCTTCCGATAGCAAAGAAGGAATAG